In the genome of Bacillus sp. S3, one region contains:
- a CDS encoding FAD binding domain-containing protein, producing MLPFDFDYYRPETLQEAVELFQYLDQHGKQPFIFSGGTELITLGRIDLAFTEAVIDIKDIAEFNVIQLGGEHLVLGSTLSLSKVEEANPFPLLTKTASEVADHTAREKITLGGNICARIFYRETVLPFLLADSQVLIIGPNGKKIVPINDIFQEELRLEKGEFLVQIATENRFIRAPFYTVKRRQQWETGYPLITIAAVNIEGRIRVAISGLCPFPFRSIGVEEALNNRGQSWEARVDAAISVLPQPILEDVEGSSEYRLFVLRNLFSDLLAALDRV from the coding sequence ATGCTTCCCTTTGATTTTGATTATTATCGGCCGGAAACACTTCAAGAGGCTGTAGAATTATTTCAGTATTTGGACCAGCATGGGAAACAGCCGTTTATTTTTTCAGGCGGAACGGAATTAATCACACTTGGCAGGATTGATTTGGCCTTTACTGAAGCAGTAATTGATATTAAAGACATTGCCGAATTCAATGTCATACAGTTGGGCGGGGAGCATCTAGTTCTTGGCAGTACGCTTTCGCTCTCCAAGGTTGAAGAGGCTAATCCTTTTCCATTATTAACAAAAACAGCGAGCGAGGTTGCCGATCATACGGCACGAGAAAAAATAACGCTGGGCGGGAATATTTGTGCGCGAATATTTTACCGGGAAACGGTTCTTCCGTTTTTATTGGCGGATAGCCAAGTTTTAATCATCGGACCTAATGGAAAAAAAATCGTCCCCATTAATGATATTTTTCAAGAAGAATTGAGGTTAGAAAAAGGCGAGTTTCTGGTTCAAATTGCGACTGAGAACCGGTTTATTAGAGCCCCGTTTTACACTGTCAAACGCCGCCAGCAATGGGAGACCGGCTATCCATTGATTACGATAGCGGCGGTAAATATAGAAGGGAGGATTCGTGTTGCCATTAGCGGGTTATGTCCATTTCCGTTCCGCTCGATAGGGGTAGAGGAAGCCTTAAATAATAGAGGACAATCGTGGGAAGCACGGGTGGATGCGGCGATTTCCGTTTTACCGCAGCCGATTTTGGAGGATGTCGAGGGTTCTAGTGAATACCGTCTCTTTGTATTACGAAATTTGTTTTCCGATCTATTGGCTGCTCTAGACAGGGTATAA
- a CDS encoding xanthine dehydrogenase family protein molybdopterin-binding subunit — protein MLDNLWKSVGKPEQRLDAVEKASGAIRYIGDFSIPGLVHAKLVTSTHAHAKINGINVTEAWKVPGVRAIVTGEMFPFHIGPILADRPPLAFEKVRYYGEPLAIVVADHEHQAKKAVQLVKVDYEPLPIVRSVQEAFKTGAPLVHENSGQYMKIISNVYPVQGTNIGSHIKIRKGDFIKTWEHCDTKIKASYSFNLSDHAALETRSTRVEINPAGKVVVHSNTQSPFTIKKVLNQFFNIDVGNIIVHVPLIGGAFGGKGTVQLEPLAYLASKAVGGKMVKLEYDREEDLITAPCHIGLDATISLGTDANGRLIAGQYTFLIDSGAYTDQAAGITRAMAIDCTGPYDIPNVWCDSYCMYTNHPFATSFRGYAHPELTFAVERTMDQLAQKLNMDPIELRKINAIKPGNTSPTQTVLNTNNIGDVEKCIERAKELIQWDEGQRIEVSRNKIKAKGISTFWKTSTTSTNAQSGAVLKFEADGSINLNCAAIELGQGTKTILAQLVAERLKMDIKKIHVTMEINTQYDPHQWRTVASSTTYLAGRAVMAAADDAISQLKRTASIALQCSMEDLEVGGGRVYLKPSPEYGIKIEDIALGYKYPNGHAVEGQVVGHGKYIQRHLTPMDKETGFGKPGPWWSVGTQAVEIEYDTHDFTYKILKAITVLDGGTIINPATATQQMRGGMYLGLSFASRESFIFDKEARVLNPQLRTYQMMRFGEQPIEYLVDFIESPAADGPYGARGIGEYGVIGMAGALANSLSTAAQVDLNRLPLLPELIWRTRKELGNDPV, from the coding sequence ATGCTAGACAACCTATGGAAATCAGTTGGAAAGCCGGAACAAAGACTGGATGCAGTCGAAAAAGCATCTGGGGCAATCAGATACATTGGAGATTTTTCTATTCCTGGCTTAGTTCATGCAAAATTGGTGACAAGCACACATGCCCACGCAAAAATTAACGGGATTAATGTGACTGAAGCATGGAAGGTGCCGGGGGTTCGCGCTATTGTTACCGGAGAAATGTTCCCGTTTCATATCGGTCCCATTCTTGCAGACCGTCCCCCATTGGCATTTGAAAAAGTACGTTATTACGGTGAGCCCCTTGCCATTGTTGTCGCAGACCATGAACACCAGGCAAAAAAGGCTGTACAGCTGGTAAAGGTCGATTATGAACCCTTGCCTATTGTTCGTTCTGTTCAGGAAGCATTTAAAACCGGAGCGCCATTAGTCCACGAAAATTCCGGTCAGTATATGAAAATTATTAGCAATGTCTATCCTGTCCAGGGAACGAATATTGGCAGTCATATTAAAATTCGCAAAGGGGATTTCATTAAGACATGGGAACATTGTGATACCAAAATAAAAGCTTCCTATTCTTTTAATTTATCCGATCACGCAGCACTGGAGACCCGCAGTACCAGAGTTGAGATAAACCCTGCTGGCAAGGTGGTTGTTCATTCCAACACGCAGTCCCCCTTTACAATAAAAAAGGTGTTGAATCAATTTTTTAATATCGATGTGGGAAATATCATCGTTCATGTACCGTTAATTGGCGGTGCGTTTGGAGGGAAAGGAACGGTTCAGTTAGAACCGCTTGCCTATTTAGCATCAAAAGCAGTCGGTGGAAAAATGGTGAAATTGGAATATGATCGGGAAGAGGATTTGATCACAGCGCCTTGCCACATTGGACTTGATGCCACCATTTCTCTTGGCACAGATGCAAATGGGAGGCTTATAGCTGGTCAATATACTTTCCTGATTGATTCCGGGGCCTACACGGATCAAGCTGCCGGTATTACAAGGGCGATGGCCATTGATTGTACAGGTCCTTATGATATTCCAAATGTTTGGTGTGATTCTTATTGCATGTATACCAATCACCCTTTTGCTACCTCTTTCCGGGGATATGCGCACCCGGAACTCACCTTTGCGGTCGAGCGAACCATGGATCAACTAGCTCAAAAATTAAACATGGATCCAATTGAACTGCGAAAAATAAATGCGATTAAACCGGGAAACACCTCACCGACGCAGACAGTCTTAAACACAAATAACATCGGTGATGTGGAGAAATGCATCGAACGCGCCAAAGAGCTAATCCAGTGGGACGAAGGACAGCGGATTGAAGTCTCGAGAAATAAAATTAAAGCCAAGGGAATAAGTACGTTTTGGAAAACATCAACCACATCTACTAATGCACAATCTGGCGCCGTTCTTAAATTTGAGGCAGATGGCAGTATAAATTTGAACTGTGCGGCAATTGAGTTAGGTCAAGGAACGAAAACCATTTTAGCCCAACTAGTTGCAGAAAGGTTAAAAATGGATATTAAAAAAATCCATGTCACAATGGAGATAAATACCCAATACGACCCACACCAATGGCGGACGGTTGCCAGCAGTACCACGTACTTGGCAGGGAGAGCGGTGATGGCGGCAGCCGATGATGCTATTTCGCAACTAAAGCGAACGGCTTCCATCGCACTGCAGTGTTCGATGGAGGATTTAGAGGTTGGCGGCGGCCGTGTTTACCTTAAACCAAGTCCTGAATATGGCATAAAAATTGAAGACATTGCCTTAGGCTATAAATACCCAAATGGCCATGCTGTAGAAGGACAAGTTGTCGGACACGGAAAATATATTCAGCGCCATTTAACCCCGATGGACAAAGAAACAGGATTTGGAAAGCCCGGGCCATGGTGGTCTGTCGGAACCCAAGCAGTCGAAATAGAATATGACACTCATGATTTTACGTACAAAATTTTAAAAGCCATAACAGTTCTTGACGGCGGTACCATCATTAACCCGGCAACCGCCACCCAGCAAATGCGGGGCGGCATGTATCTTGGACTGAGCTTTGCAAGCAGGGAATCGTTTATTTTTGATAAGGAGGCTAGAGTCCTCAATCCCCAATTAAGAACCTATCAGATGATGAGGTTTGGAGAACAGCCAATAGAATATTTGGTAGACTTTATAGAATCACCTGCAGCTGACGGACCATACGGTGCAAGGGGCATTGGTGAATATGGTGTGATTGGCATGGCAGGGGCACTGGCAAATAGTCTCTCTACTGCTGCACAGGTAGATTTAAACCGTTTGCCGCTGTTACCGGAATTAATATGGAGGACACGGAAGGAGCTTGGAAATGATCCCGTTTGA
- a CDS encoding carboxypeptidase M32, whose amino-acid sequence MEQKVADPTFQKALEDFKALDEKITHFSSIIGLADWDQKVMAPKKGRSVFAKATGTLRTEVFKLSVSTEMGKILETLTSEGVRAKLDEVTKARVREYHDYYRKSKSIPADLFQEYSILTAQANDAWEEARETNDFARYLPSLEKIIEFKRKFAEIYGYEEHPYDALLDEFEPGLTVKILDPLFAKLRESSVNLLERIKKHGKPTMANVFEQSFDIDKQKEFNRFILPIIGFDLEAGRLDETVHPFAQTVNIGDVRLTTRYLEKNVRSALFGTIHEAGHGIYEQQVNPAFEESVLQSGTSFGIHESQSRFLENMVGRSKEFWKFFFPKLQEYFPAQLSHMSVEEFYRAVNTVEPSFIRVEADELTYNLHIMLRYEIEKALIGGEIEAKDLPAIWNQKMQDYLGVTPSTDTEGVLQDVHWSFGGIGYFPSYSLGNLYAAQILRTIQQELPDFYHHIENGQFNLIQTWLKDKIHQYGKLYTPNELIVKVTGEELNADYLVEYLEKKYSEVYELNLSN is encoded by the coding sequence ATGGAACAGAAAGTAGCTGATCCAACATTTCAGAAAGCATTAGAGGACTTTAAAGCGTTAGATGAAAAAATTACTCATTTTTCAAGTATTATTGGGTTAGCGGATTGGGATCAAAAGGTTATGGCCCCGAAGAAAGGCAGAAGTGTTTTCGCTAAAGCAACTGGGACGTTACGCACCGAAGTATTCAAGCTGTCAGTATCTACAGAAATGGGTAAAATATTGGAAACGCTTACTTCTGAAGGGGTTAGGGCAAAATTAGATGAAGTGACGAAGGCAAGGGTAAGGGAGTACCATGATTATTACCGGAAATCAAAAAGTATTCCGGCAGACCTTTTTCAGGAATACAGTATCCTTACCGCGCAAGCGAATGATGCCTGGGAAGAGGCAAGGGAAACCAATGACTTTGCCCGTTACCTGCCTTCTTTAGAGAAAATTATTGAATTCAAACGAAAATTTGCTGAAATTTATGGCTATGAAGAGCATCCATATGATGCATTGCTTGATGAATTTGAGCCGGGATTAACAGTGAAAATCCTAGATCCGTTATTTGCTAAACTAAGAGAATCCAGTGTAAATTTATTGGAACGAATTAAGAAACACGGCAAGCCAACAATGGCAAATGTGTTTGAACAATCATTTGACATTGACAAACAAAAGGAATTTAATCGCTTTATTCTGCCAATCATTGGCTTTGATCTAGAAGCAGGTCGCCTGGATGAAACCGTTCATCCATTTGCCCAAACAGTGAACATTGGAGATGTTCGCTTAACGACCAGATATTTAGAAAAAAATGTTCGTTCGGCTCTATTTGGCACCATTCATGAAGCGGGACATGGTATTTATGAGCAGCAAGTGAATCCGGCGTTTGAAGAATCAGTTCTTCAGAGCGGTACTTCATTTGGAATCCATGAATCCCAATCGCGGTTTTTAGAAAACATGGTTGGCCGGAGTAAGGAGTTCTGGAAGTTCTTTTTCCCTAAGCTTCAAGAATATTTCCCGGCACAATTATCCCATATGTCCGTTGAGGAGTTTTATCGCGCGGTAAATACAGTAGAGCCATCGTTTATTCGTGTTGAGGCAGACGAATTAACTTACAACCTGCACATCATGCTTCGATATGAAATTGAAAAAGCCTTAATCGGCGGTGAGATTGAGGCAAAAGATTTACCGGCGATTTGGAACCAGAAAATGCAGGACTATCTTGGAGTTACACCAAGTACAGATACAGAAGGGGTGCTTCAAGATGTACACTGGTCCTTTGGCGGCATCGGTTATTTTCCGTCTTATTCATTAGGAAATCTATATGCAGCCCAAATTCTTCGCACCATTCAACAGGAACTGCCTGATTTCTATCATCACATTGAAAATGGTCAGTTTAATCTGATTCAAACATGGTTAAAGGATAAGATCCATCAATATGGAAAGCTTTATACACCGAACGAATTAATTGTTAAGGTAACGGGTGAAGAATTAAACGCGGATTATCTGGTCGAGTACCTTGAGAAGAAATATTCCGAGGTATATGAATTAAATCTGTCAAACTAA
- a CDS encoding FAD binding domain-containing protein yields MIPFDFEYYKPDTISEAVNTFHDLQNQGKLVIYYSGGTEFITFSRINQLKADAVIDLKGIADCHVLEFQGDQLVIGSAVSLNQISESNLFPLLGKTFKKVADHTSRNKITLGGNLNSQLIYREGILPLLLSDAKVKIAGIEGELVLPLENVFTEELKLDAGQFLEQIIIDKNYTALPFVSIKKTKISKVSYPVVSIGALVKDQQIRAAFSGVCQYPFRSKQMEAALNESSLSKTERIDKAVTLIPSEIIDDIQASREYREFVLKNALLEIYDSLEATLA; encoded by the coding sequence ATGATCCCGTTTGACTTTGAATACTATAAACCAGACACCATTTCAGAAGCGGTTAACACATTCCATGACCTTCAAAATCAAGGAAAACTAGTTATTTATTATAGCGGCGGTACTGAATTTATTACTTTTTCTCGCATCAATCAATTGAAAGCAGATGCTGTGATTGATCTAAAAGGAATTGCCGATTGTCATGTATTGGAATTTCAAGGGGATCAACTGGTTATCGGCTCTGCTGTTTCTCTAAACCAAATTTCTGAGTCTAATTTATTTCCTTTGCTTGGGAAAACATTTAAAAAAGTTGCTGACCATACATCGAGGAACAAGATCACACTTGGGGGAAATTTGAATAGCCAGTTAATCTATCGTGAAGGCATTTTACCACTTCTATTATCAGATGCCAAAGTAAAAATAGCGGGAATTGAAGGAGAATTGGTTCTCCCATTGGAAAATGTGTTTACTGAAGAATTAAAACTTGATGCGGGACAATTCCTAGAGCAAATAATAATTGATAAGAATTACACAGCACTTCCGTTTGTCAGCATCAAAAAAACCAAAATCTCTAAAGTTAGTTATCCCGTTGTTTCAATCGGAGCATTAGTGAAAGATCAACAAATTCGAGCCGCTTTCAGCGGTGTGTGTCAGTATCCATTTAGGTCAAAGCAAATGGAGGCAGCCTTAAATGAATCATCCCTCTCCAAAACCGAACGAATCGATAAGGCTGTTACACTAATTCCCTCTGAAATTATCGATGATATCCAGGCGTCCAGGGAATATCGGGAATTTGTTTTAAAAAATGCCTTACTTGAAATATATGATAGTTTGGAGGCGACACTGGCATGA
- a CDS encoding peptidoglycan D,D-transpeptidase FtsI family protein gives MEQQKKKKSHFPIRLNLLFFSVFLLFSVLILRLGFVQIVYGENFKRDLDRKEDITVSNPVPRGKLFDRHYRVIVDNVPKSAITFTNEGFSQKEMLETAGKLANLIHKNTDKVTERYKQDFWLIKNPRRADAKITMKEKDLYHAKKLTDREMYKLKLDRITGDELKEITADELEMLAIYREFTSGYKFTSQMVKNDAVSEKEFAVVSENLQSLPGVETTTDWDRAYPFENTLRSVLGNVTKSGEGLPADQLDYFLARGYSRNDRVGKSQLEMQYEDVLHGTKSKVKNITDKTGNVIETQSVLAEKKGKDLVLTINMDLQMAVDKIIEEELWAAKKLPGTTLTDRAYVVLMDPRTGEVLTMSGKKIIKDNESGMVHMIDDALGTFTTTYNVGSTVKGATILTGYKTGAITAGTFFDDTGIKIKDTPIKKSYAYLGRLNEVEALKKSSNVYMFHTAIRIGKGHYEYDQPLNFTNKMAFETIRNSFASFGLGTRTGIDLPNEQSGFKGPSKLPGYLLDLVIGQYDTYSAMQLAQYVSTIANGGNRMHPHVVKEIREPAEASNELGPVLQEINPTVLNTIDVKKEWMNRVQTGFTKVMQEPGGTAYNFFQGVSYSPAGKTGTAEAFYDGPLRSNYGKVPPPVMNLSLVSYAPSSNPEVAMAVLVPWAYEGKVDNRASLKIGRRVLDTYFQSKNK, from the coding sequence TTGGAGCAACAAAAAAAGAAAAAATCCCATTTTCCTATTCGCTTAAATTTACTTTTTTTTAGCGTCTTTTTATTATTTTCTGTCCTGATCCTTCGTCTTGGGTTTGTTCAAATTGTATATGGGGAAAATTTCAAACGGGATTTAGATAGAAAAGAAGATATTACTGTTAGTAATCCAGTGCCTCGCGGAAAACTGTTCGACCGTCATTACCGAGTGATTGTCGATAATGTTCCGAAAAGTGCCATTACTTTCACAAACGAAGGATTTAGTCAAAAGGAAATGCTAGAAACAGCAGGAAAATTAGCCAATTTGATACATAAAAATACAGATAAGGTCACTGAACGATACAAGCAGGATTTCTGGTTAATAAAGAATCCGAGGCGGGCAGATGCCAAAATCACGATGAAAGAAAAAGACTTATATCATGCAAAGAAATTAACAGATAGAGAAATGTATAAATTGAAATTAGATCGCATCACAGGGGATGAGCTGAAAGAAATAACAGCCGATGAGCTTGAAATGTTGGCAATCTATCGGGAGTTTACGAGCGGGTATAAATTTACCTCGCAAATGGTAAAAAACGATGCCGTTTCCGAAAAAGAATTTGCTGTTGTTAGCGAAAATCTACAATCCCTTCCCGGGGTCGAAACGACTACCGATTGGGATCGTGCGTATCCTTTCGAAAATACCTTACGATCTGTGTTGGGAAACGTAACAAAATCCGGTGAAGGGCTACCTGCTGATCAATTAGATTATTTTTTAGCAAGGGGCTACAGCCGTAATGACCGTGTCGGTAAAAGTCAGTTAGAAATGCAATATGAGGATGTTTTGCACGGCACCAAATCAAAAGTGAAAAACATTACCGATAAAACGGGCAATGTTATCGAGACCCAATCTGTTTTAGCCGAAAAAAAAGGAAAAGATCTTGTCCTAACAATCAATATGGATTTACAAATGGCCGTTGATAAGATTATTGAGGAAGAACTTTGGGCTGCGAAGAAATTGCCTGGGACAACGTTAACCGACCGTGCATATGTTGTCTTAATGGATCCTAGAACGGGAGAGGTACTGACAATGTCAGGGAAAAAGATCATCAAAGACAACGAAAGCGGAATGGTCCACATGATTGATGATGCCCTAGGAACGTTTACCACAACTTATAACGTTGGCTCTACGGTAAAAGGGGCGACGATTTTAACCGGTTATAAAACAGGAGCGATTACTGCGGGTACATTCTTCGATGATACCGGAATCAAGATTAAAGATACTCCGATAAAAAAATCTTACGCCTATTTGGGCAGGTTAAATGAGGTTGAAGCGTTAAAGAAATCTTCCAATGTCTACATGTTCCATACAGCGATAAGAATCGGTAAAGGACATTATGAATATGACCAGCCATTAAATTTTACAAATAAGATGGCTTTTGAAACGATTCGGAATTCTTTCGCCTCATTCGGTCTAGGAACAAGAACCGGTATTGATTTACCGAATGAACAATCAGGATTTAAAGGGCCAAGCAAGCTCCCTGGGTATTTACTTGACCTTGTAATTGGCCAATATGATACCTATTCTGCCATGCAGCTGGCCCAATACGTTTCCACGATTGCTAATGGCGGCAACCGGATGCATCCGCATGTGGTGAAAGAAATTCGTGAACCTGCCGAAGCGTCAAATGAACTTGGACCCGTACTACAAGAAATCAATCCAACTGTTCTAAATACAATAGATGTGAAAAAGGAATGGATGAATCGTGTCCAGACTGGCTTTACAAAGGTCATGCAAGAGCCCGGCGGTACGGCCTATAATTTCTTTCAAGGTGTTTCCTATTCACCTGCCGGTAAAACAGGAACTGCCGAAGCCTTTTATGATGGTCCCTTACGCAGTAATTATGGAAAGGTACCTCCTCCGGTTATGAACTTAAGCCTCGTTAGCTATGCGCCAAGCTCAAATCCGGAAGTGGCGATGGCCGTCTTAGTGCCTTGGGCTTACGAGGGAAAAGTTGACAACCGTGCTAGCCTTAAGATAGGGCGAAGGGTGCTGGACACATATTTCCAGAGCAAGAATAAATAA
- a CDS encoding (2Fe-2S)-binding protein — MINGESRMVTVRSADTLLYLIRGKLGLTGAKPGCLNGDCGACTVNVNGRPMKSCLMLAVEAVGKNVTTIEGLNETPIQQAFVENFAFQCGYCTPGFIMNCHSLIGQHPDADDRTIKEWLESNICRCTSYIEIEQAVKSVLKKK; from the coding sequence ATGATAAATGGGGAAAGCAGGATGGTAACAGTCAGGTCTGCAGATACCCTTTTATATCTAATAAGGGGGAAGCTTGGCCTGACAGGAGCAAAACCGGGTTGTTTAAACGGTGACTGCGGAGCCTGCACCGTGAACGTCAATGGCAGGCCGATGAAATCTTGTTTGATGCTTGCTGTTGAGGCAGTTGGGAAGAATGTCACTACAATCGAGGGGCTGAATGAAACACCGATTCAGCAAGCCTTTGTCGAGAATTTCGCTTTTCAATGCGGCTATTGCACTCCAGGGTTTATTATGAATTGTCACTCATTGATTGGGCAGCATCCGGATGCTGATGACCGCACCATTAAGGAGTGGCTGGAATCCAATATTTGCCGCTGCACAAGCTATATCGAAATCGAGCAGGCCGTGAAATCCGTGTTAAAAAAGAAATGA
- a CDS encoding (2Fe-2S)-binding protein, with product MISNGTSKTVVTLHVNGESKEVMIRSADTLLQTLREQLGLTGAKRACENGDCGACTVLVNGEPMHACLSLAIETIDQPVTTIESLLGAEIQRIFVDKWAIQCGFCTPGFILNCHALANKHPNANDEVIEEWMQSNLCRCTGYQEIKDAVKAVLQAKAQA from the coding sequence ATGATATCAAACGGTACATCGAAAACAGTCGTTACACTGCATGTAAATGGAGAATCCAAAGAGGTAATGATCCGGTCAGCTGACACTCTTTTACAAACACTGCGGGAGCAGTTAGGTTTAACAGGCGCAAAGCGGGCATGTGAAAATGGGGATTGCGGGGCTTGTACCGTCTTAGTAAACGGAGAGCCGATGCATGCCTGCCTTTCTCTTGCGATTGAAACAATCGACCAGCCGGTTACAACGATTGAAAGCCTATTGGGTGCGGAAATCCAAAGAATATTTGTTGATAAATGGGCGATCCAGTGCGGCTTTTGTACCCCGGGTTTTATCTTAAATTGTCATGCCCTGGCAAATAAACACCCAAATGCTAATGATGAAGTCATTGAAGAATGGATGCAATCCAACCTATGCCGCTGTACCGGTTATCAAGAAATAAAAGATGCCGTGAAGGCGGTTCTCCAAGCGAAGGCTCAAGCCTAG
- a CDS encoding xanthine dehydrogenase family protein molybdopterin-binding subunit — protein MEVIGKSVIRKEALDKVTGRARYTNDFHTVPMLSGQMVISPYGHAKIVSMDLGEAWQVPGVRAILAGERFPLTGEAIRDRPPLAVDKVRYHGEPVALVVADTPVQAKKAADLIHVQYELLPVVNSPTEAFQKGAPLVHEHLGEYKKEEDSHPVPGTNIATHIKIRKGNMEKGWANSETVVEASFSFAPSDHVAMETRCATAEILPDGNIIIMTSSQAPFMVKRLISDYFDVDLGKVIVHTPLVGGAFGGKAAVQLEVLAYLASKAVGGKPVKILNTREEDIITSPCHIGLDAVVKFGAARNGKIQAAEIRYLWDGGAYSDKAIDVTRSGAVDCTGPYHIDNVWCDSYCMYTNHPYASPFRGFSHSELSFAIERTMDLLAQKLNIDPLELRYINAIMPGNTTPTRVPLNKSNVGNLRKCIEKVRELIHWNEGPIKEVNNRFVRVKGVSCSWKTSTIDTDAPSGVILTFNRDGTINLMSGVIEIGTGTKTVLAQILAERLKMDVDNIHVRMEIDTQTTPEHWKTVASRGTFMGGRAVLRAAEDVIRQLTEVAACVLRAPIEDLEVAGSRVFLRDDPTIGLHFKEIASGYKYPNGQTIGQQIIGRGSYILRHLTHLDPETGAGKPGPEWTVAAYGVEIEFDRRDYTYRLIKACTVVDIGRVMNEKAARGQVMGAMGMGLAFAGRETFYFDQLGRVMNPQLRTYRPLRYGENPEYLVGFVETPQIDGPYGARGVGEHGLMGMPGALGNALSVAAGVSLHKLPLIPELIWKTKEAGR, from the coding sequence GTGGAGGTTATAGGGAAAAGTGTCATTCGTAAGGAAGCGCTTGATAAAGTGACGGGACGGGCGAGATATACAAATGATTTTCATACGGTTCCAATGCTGTCAGGGCAAATGGTGATCAGTCCCTATGGACATGCGAAAATTGTCAGCATGGACCTTGGGGAGGCATGGCAGGTTCCCGGCGTCAGGGCAATTCTTGCCGGAGAACGGTTTCCACTCACGGGTGAGGCGATTCGCGACCGCCCGCCGCTTGCTGTTGATAAAGTCCGCTATCACGGTGAACCCGTGGCCCTTGTGGTTGCCGATACACCCGTGCAGGCAAAAAAAGCTGCCGACCTCATTCATGTCCAATATGAGTTGCTGCCAGTCGTAAATTCGCCCACTGAGGCGTTCCAAAAAGGAGCCCCCTTAGTACATGAGCACTTGGGTGAATATAAAAAAGAGGAAGATTCACATCCTGTGCCTGGCACCAATATTGCGACACATATTAAGATTCGCAAAGGCAATATGGAGAAAGGCTGGGCGAACAGTGAGACAGTCGTTGAGGCCAGTTTCTCTTTTGCGCCTTCTGATCATGTCGCAATGGAAACACGGTGTGCGACGGCTGAGATTTTACCGGATGGAAATATTATCATTATGACTTCTTCGCAAGCGCCGTTTATGGTCAAGAGGTTAATCTCTGATTATTTTGATGTGGATCTCGGTAAAGTCATTGTCCATACCCCGCTTGTTGGCGGAGCTTTTGGCGGGAAGGCAGCAGTTCAGCTCGAGGTACTTGCCTATTTGGCATCCAAGGCTGTAGGCGGAAAACCCGTGAAGATTTTAAATACCAGGGAAGAAGATATAATTACTTCTCCTTGTCATATTGGCTTAGATGCGGTCGTTAAATTTGGTGCCGCCCGAAATGGGAAAATCCAAGCAGCGGAAATCCGCTACTTGTGGGATGGCGGGGCCTATTCCGATAAAGCCATTGATGTCACCAGGTCCGGTGCGGTTGATTGTACAGGACCATATCATATAGATAATGTCTGGTGTGATTCGTATTGCATGTATACGAATCATCCGTATGCTTCGCCTTTCAGGGGCTTTAGTCATTCAGAGCTCTCCTTTGCAATCGAACGGACAATGGATCTGCTTGCGCAAAAATTAAATATCGATCCGCTTGAGCTCAGGTACATTAATGCCATTATGCCGGGAAACACGACCCCGACAAGAGTTCCTTTAAATAAAAGTAATGTCGGAAATCTTAGGAAATGCATTGAAAAGGTCAGGGAACTCATTCACTGGAATGAGGGACCGATTAAGGAAGTGAATAATCGATTTGTTCGGGTAAAAGGAGTCAGCTGCAGCTGGAAGACGTCAACGATTGACACAGATGCCCCTTCCGGCGTCATCCTGACATTTAATCGGGACGGAACGATTAATTTAATGTCCGGTGTCATTGAAATTGGCACAGGAACTAAAACCGTGCTTGCTCAGATTCTCGCGGAACGATTAAAAATGGATGTGGATAACATCCATGTGAGGATGGAAATCGATACGCAAACCACACCCGAGCATTGGAAGACAGTTGCCAGCAGAGGAACGTTTATGGGTGGAAGGGCTGTGCTAAGAGCAGCGGAGGATGTGATACGGCAATTAACAGAAGTTGCGGCATGTGTCTTAAGGGCTCCTATAGAGGATTTGGAAGTAGCAGGCAGCCGTGTTTTTTTAAGGGATGATCCAACTATTGGACTTCATTTTAAAGAAATTGCCAGTGGATACAAGTATCCAAATGGGCAAACGATTGGTCAGCAAATTATTGGCAGGGGCAGTTATATTTTACGGCATCTTACCCATTTGGACCCTGAAACAGGTGCAGGTAAGCCTGGGCCGGAATGGACGGTCGCCGCCTATGGAGTTGAGATTGAGTTTGATCGAAGGGATTACACCTATCGGCTCATAAAAGCATGTACGGTGGTTGATATTGGAAGGGTCATGAATGAAAAAGCAGCCCGCGGACAGGTCATGGGTGCGATGGGCATGGGGCTTGCCTTCGCAGGCCGGGAAACTTTTTACTTTGATCAGCTTGGCCGGGTAATGAATCCGCAGCTTCGGACCTATCGACCCCTAAGGTACGGGGAAAATCCCGAATACTTGGTTGGATTTGTGGAAACACCACAGATTGATGGACCCTATGGGGCACGCGGGGTTGGTGAGCATGGCCTGATGGGGATGCCTGGTGCTCTTGGTAATGCTTTATCTGTAGCGGCAGGTGTTTCACTGCATAAATTGCCGTTGATTCCGGAGTTAATTTGGAAAACAAAGGAGGCGGGCAGGTAA